The following proteins are co-located in the Fimbriiglobus ruber genome:
- a CDS encoding calcium-translocating P-type ATPase, PMCA-type — MRTLRSVFDLFPDARTGGLTDADVAASRGRFGVNRLTPLPREPGWKKFLEKFDEPIIKILLGASLLKIVVDVFDSSAVGGGVSLLVVAVVTGGLLLARLGAWVPTALFTLAVALFGLTVGLGHPSVEGLAVMIAVALATGVAFVSEYRSDREFEALNAQKDSIHVKVVRGGKIRTVPLEEVAVGDLVFLETGDEIPADGRVVKSNELLIDQSLMTGEAEPVRKEICPEQEAAADPDQPGCVYRGTQVVDGLGEMVVTNVGDDTMIGQIARRMSGEDDTAAPATGVAAPDGNAGPTSPEGASLSSTESRVQRKLALSKESTPLQEKLTALAELISKVGYAAAGLIFLALLLRGALWASPREVFVPQTAADVVAVARNLLGYFVYMVIIVVVAVPEGLPMSVTVSLALAMRKMTRANSLVRQLVACETIGSATVICTDKTGTLTQNKMRLVRLALGGQVYETGTADCPTPKPHVTASTAVSPVDWLAVNAAVNSTASLEEKDGKPIVVGNSTEGALLYWLRDGGTNYEQYRVDVLVVFRTAFSSEHKKMTTVVRAGGRLVALVKGAPEVIIERCTKVLAADGTVRTMTTADREHARAELATAAGQAMRTLAFAHVELPADFPTDTDAVHDRRAEIDRDLTFVGFVAIRDPLRVDVRDAIRQCREAGIEVKMITGDNIETARAIAAEVGLLDSPGAIAMTSTDFNKLTDDELKERLPNLRVLARAKPLDKYRMVKLLQEQNHVVAMTGDGTNDAPSLKKADVGLAMGLAGTEVAKEASKIVLLDDSFGTIVRAVHWGRSLYENIQRFVQFQLTINVSALAIALLGPFLGFRPPFTVLQLLWINVIMDTFAAIALCSEPPRAGLMRVPPKRRNESILTPAMRQNILITGTFFVVVMLGILWAMAGTPERPGLFGTSDPAAQWLVRAGVDEGVAPAASLAKGDDGVWTAAGADGSRRPVQVEFTVLQATLFFTIYVFFQVWNQINCRSLTPDASGLRGLWKNPLFLFIAGLTIVGQVVIVAFGGRVFNTEPLTLWEWLAVAAGTASVLVFAEVARVIRKAV, encoded by the coding sequence ATGCGCACGCTCCGCTCCGTCTTCGACCTATTCCCGGACGCGCGGACCGGCGGCCTGACCGATGCCGACGTGGCCGCCAGCCGCGGCCGATTCGGGGTGAACCGCCTGACCCCGCTGCCGCGCGAGCCGGGCTGGAAGAAGTTTCTGGAGAAGTTCGACGAGCCGATCATCAAGATCCTGCTCGGCGCCTCGCTCCTCAAGATCGTGGTCGACGTGTTCGACTCGTCGGCCGTCGGCGGCGGGGTAAGTTTGTTGGTGGTCGCCGTTGTAACCGGCGGCCTGCTGCTCGCGCGGCTGGGGGCGTGGGTGCCGACGGCTTTGTTCACTCTCGCGGTGGCCCTGTTCGGCCTCACGGTCGGGCTCGGGCACCCTTCGGTCGAGGGGCTGGCGGTGATGATCGCGGTCGCGCTGGCGACCGGCGTGGCGTTCGTCAGCGAGTACCGCAGCGACCGCGAGTTCGAGGCCCTGAACGCTCAAAAAGACTCCATCCACGTCAAGGTCGTCCGTGGCGGCAAGATCCGGACGGTGCCGCTCGAAGAGGTCGCGGTCGGGGATTTGGTGTTTCTGGAAACCGGTGACGAGATCCCGGCGGACGGCCGGGTGGTCAAATCGAACGAGTTGCTGATCGACCAGTCGCTCATGACCGGCGAGGCCGAGCCGGTCCGAAAAGAGATTTGCCCCGAGCAGGAGGCGGCCGCCGACCCGGACCAGCCCGGCTGCGTCTACCGCGGCACGCAGGTCGTGGACGGCCTCGGCGAGATGGTCGTCACGAACGTCGGCGACGACACCATGATCGGTCAGATCGCCCGCCGCATGTCCGGCGAGGACGACACGGCCGCTCCCGCAACAGGCGTCGCCGCGCCCGACGGAAACGCCGGTCCCACGTCGCCCGAAGGGGCCAGCCTTTCGAGTACCGAGTCGCGCGTCCAGCGCAAGCTGGCTCTCTCCAAGGAATCGACGCCGCTCCAGGAAAAGCTTACGGCCCTCGCGGAACTCATCAGCAAGGTCGGGTACGCGGCCGCGGGGTTGATCTTTCTTGCGCTCCTGCTTCGCGGCGCGTTGTGGGCCAGCCCGCGGGAGGTCTTCGTCCCGCAGACTGCGGCGGACGTCGTCGCCGTCGCGCGGAACCTGCTCGGGTACTTCGTGTACATGGTCATCATCGTCGTGGTGGCCGTGCCCGAAGGGCTGCCGATGAGCGTGACCGTGTCGCTCGCGCTGGCGATGCGGAAGATGACCCGCGCCAACTCGCTCGTGCGGCAACTCGTGGCGTGCGAGACGATCGGGTCCGCGACCGTCATTTGCACCGACAAGACGGGCACCCTGACTCAAAACAAAATGCGGCTGGTGCGGCTCGCGCTGGGCGGTCAGGTCTACGAAACCGGGACGGCCGACTGCCCGACTCCGAAGCCCCATGTGACGGCTTCGACTGCTGTTTCGCCGGTCGATTGGCTGGCTGTCAACGCGGCAGTGAACTCGACCGCGAGCCTGGAAGAGAAAGACGGCAAGCCGATCGTCGTCGGCAATTCGACCGAGGGCGCACTTTTATATTGGCTACGGGATGGCGGCACGAACTACGAGCAATACCGGGTCGATGTCCTGGTCGTTTTCCGGACCGCGTTCTCATCCGAACATAAGAAAATGACGACCGTTGTCCGCGCCGGCGGCCGCCTCGTGGCGCTGGTCAAAGGCGCGCCGGAAGTCATTATCGAGCGCTGCACGAAGGTACTCGCGGCCGACGGAACAGTGCGGACGATGACGACGGCCGACCGCGAACACGCCCGTGCCGAACTCGCCACGGCCGCCGGCCAGGCGATGCGGACGCTCGCCTTCGCCCACGTCGAACTCCCGGCCGACTTCCCGACGGATACGGACGCGGTTCACGACCGGCGGGCGGAGATCGATCGGGACCTGACGTTCGTCGGCTTCGTGGCCATCCGCGACCCGCTCCGCGTCGACGTCCGCGACGCGATCCGGCAGTGCCGGGAGGCCGGGATCGAGGTCAAGATGATTACCGGGGACAACATCGAGACGGCCCGCGCCATCGCCGCGGAAGTCGGCCTGCTCGATTCGCCGGGGGCGATCGCGATGACCAGCACGGACTTCAACAAGCTGACCGACGACGAACTCAAGGAACGGCTGCCGAACCTCCGCGTTCTCGCGCGGGCCAAGCCGCTCGACAAGTACCGGATGGTAAAGCTCCTCCAGGAGCAGAACCACGTCGTCGCCATGACCGGCGACGGGACGAACGACGCGCCCTCCTTGAAGAAAGCCGACGTCGGCCTGGCGATGGGGCTCGCGGGTACGGAGGTGGCGAAGGAGGCGAGCAAGATCGTGCTGTTGGACGACTCGTTCGGGACGATCGTCCGGGCCGTTCACTGGGGCCGATCGCTGTACGAAAACATCCAGCGGTTCGTGCAGTTCCAACTGACCATCAACGTGTCGGCCCTCGCGATCGCGCTGCTCGGTCCGTTCCTGGGCTTCCGGCCGCCGTTCACGGTGCTGCAACTGCTCTGGATCAACGTCATCATGGACACGTTCGCGGCGATCGCGCTCTGCTCCGAGCCGCCGCGGGCCGGGCTGATGCGCGTCCCCCCGAAGCGGCGGAACGAAAGCATTCTGACGCCCGCGATGCGGCAGAACATCCTGATTACAGGCACCTTCTTCGTCGTGGTGATGTTGGGGATTCTCTGGGCGATGGCCGGCACACCCGAGAGGCCGGGGCTGTTCGGCACGAGTGACCCGGCCGCCCAGTGGCTCGTGCGGGCCGGGGTGGACGAGGGCGTGGCCCCCGCGGCGTCGCTCGCGAAGGGCGACGACGGCGTCTGGACCGCGGCCGGTGCGGACGGGTCGCGGCGGCCCGTTCAGGTCGAATTCACCGTGTTGCAGGCGACGCTGTTCTTTACGATTTACGTCTTCTTTCAGGTCTGGAACCAGATCAACTGTCGGTCGCTGACGCCGGACGCGAGTGGGCTCCGCGGGTTAT
- the frr gene encoding ribosome recycling factor: MSAATVLKTNEGRMEKALEVLRNGLKGLRTGRASPAMLDGIRVDYYGSATPVSQIANVSCPDPTSIMIKPFSADDLKEIEKAIRNSDLGMAPNNDGKVIRLSVPSMSGDQRKKMAQHIKKLAEDAKVSCRNIRRDANKEFDQAEKDAAMTEDERDKGKEKVQNLLKTYESKIDELADKKSKEVMEG, encoded by the coding sequence ATGAGCGCGGCCACAGTTCTCAAGACGAACGAAGGTCGGATGGAAAAGGCTCTGGAAGTGTTGCGCAACGGCCTCAAAGGGCTCCGCACCGGCCGCGCCAGCCCGGCCATGCTGGACGGCATCCGGGTCGATTACTACGGGTCGGCGACGCCCGTGAGCCAAATCGCGAACGTCTCGTGCCCGGACCCGACTTCGATCATGATCAAGCCGTTCAGCGCGGACGACTTGAAGGAGATCGAAAAGGCGATCCGGAACAGCGACTTGGGCATGGCCCCGAACAACGACGGCAAGGTCATCCGGCTCAGCGTGCCGTCGATGAGCGGCGACCAGCGGAAGAAGATGGCCCAGCACATCAAGAAACTGGCCGAGGACGCCAAAGTTTCCTGCCGGAACATCCGCCGGGACGCCAACAAGGAATTCGACCAGGCGGAAAAAGACGCCGCGATGACCGAGGACGAACGGGACAAGGGCAAGGAAAAAGTTCAGAACTTGCTCAAGACCTATGAAAGCAAGATCGACGAGCTGGCCGACAAGAAATCGAAAGAAGTTATGGAAGGGTAG
- the pyrH gene encoding UMP kinase produces the protein MPTNVPSVQTPSKPAFQRVLLKLSGEAFGHAGKNGISLDETLAIAEQLKRVVEMGTQLAVVVGGGNLLRGAQFSAGLNTIKQATADSMGMLATVMNGLALQDTLESLDIQTRLMSAIPMDTVCEPYIRRRAIRHLENGRVVILAGGTGNPFVTTDTAAALRGRELGVDVLMKATRVDGVYNSDPEKNPYAEKYDRLTYHKVLQDRLKVMDLSAFDMCQEAKLPILVFNYKADRAIERAIAGHAIGTLVTGE, from the coding sequence GTGCCGACGAACGTACCATCTGTGCAGACACCCTCGAAACCGGCGTTCCAGCGCGTCCTCCTGAAACTCAGTGGCGAGGCGTTCGGCCACGCCGGGAAGAACGGCATCAGCCTCGACGAGACGCTCGCGATCGCGGAGCAGCTGAAGCGCGTGGTCGAGATGGGCACGCAGTTGGCCGTCGTCGTCGGTGGCGGGAATTTGTTGCGCGGTGCCCAGTTCTCGGCCGGGTTGAACACCATCAAACAGGCGACCGCGGATTCGATGGGCATGCTGGCCACGGTCATGAACGGCCTCGCCCTGCAAGACACGCTGGAAAGCCTGGACATTCAGACCCGCCTGATGTCCGCCATCCCGATGGACACCGTCTGCGAGCCGTACATCCGCCGCCGCGCGATCCGCCACCTGGAGAACGGGCGGGTCGTCATTCTCGCGGGCGGGACCGGGAACCCGTTCGTGACCACCGACACCGCCGCCGCCCTCCGCGGCCGCGAACTCGGGGTGGACGTCCTCATGAAGGCGACCCGGGTCGACGGCGTTTACAATTCCGACCCGGAAAAGAATCCTTACGCCGAGAAGTACGACCGGCTGACGTACCACAAGGTGCTTCAAGACCGGCTCAAGGTGATGGACCTGAGCGCGTTCGACATGTGCCAGGAAGCCAAGCTGCCGATCCTGGTGTTCAACTACAAGGCCGACCGGGCGATCGAGCGAGCGATCGCCGGGCACGCGATCGGGACGCTCGTGACCGGGGAATAG
- a CDS encoding TIGR02996 domain-containing protein: MPTPAEEQAFLGPVLSHYHDDGPRLIYADFLDESDDPADRARGELIRVQCALARTSDDHPMRGSLKTRELELLQEHQAAWSAHLGEMVVGVEFRRGVADAVSVDAGTFLARGDELFRLAPVRRVRILDAARHIGRLAQCPFLASVRELDLCGNDLGNGGVNVLARSPYLTRVETLDLSFNGLCDGGVRLLARATGFSRLRALYLTDNGQISAEGVRALAESPHLGGLRVLDVSGNDVGDAGVKAVVSSRYLTRLYTFRVYANHIGDAGAAELAGSSLLRRMLEHNPNLDLRNSAIGPAGAIALVASPSLARAKGLNLSGNYLGDAGVRAVAESPHLVGVKRLAVRQNQITDAGAFVLAGSSLMSRLTYLDVSVNRLSQKGVDSLWYHRRDFQTVLETSGNLTYQENVGSQDRVAVP, encoded by the coding sequence ATGCCGACGCCCGCCGAGGAACAGGCGTTCTTGGGGCCCGTCTTATCTCACTATCACGACGACGGGCCGCGGCTGATCTACGCCGACTTCCTCGACGAATCCGACGACCCGGCCGACCGCGCCCGCGGCGAATTGATCCGCGTCCAGTGCGCGCTCGCCCGGACGTCGGACGATCACCCGATGCGCGGGTCACTGAAAACGCGCGAACTCGAACTCCTTCAGGAGCATCAAGCGGCGTGGTCCGCCCACCTCGGTGAAATGGTCGTCGGGGTCGAGTTCCGCCGCGGCGTGGCCGACGCCGTGTCGGTCGACGCGGGTACGTTTCTGGCGCGGGGCGACGAACTCTTTCGCCTGGCGCCGGTCCGCCGCGTGCGGATACTCGACGCCGCACGGCACATCGGGCGGCTGGCACAATGCCCTTTCCTCGCGAGCGTTCGCGAACTCGACCTTTGCGGCAACGATCTCGGCAACGGCGGGGTGAACGTCCTCGCCCGCTCGCCGTACTTGACCCGGGTGGAAACCCTCGACCTGAGTTTCAACGGCCTCTGCGACGGCGGCGTCCGCCTGCTCGCGCGGGCGACCGGCTTTTCGCGGCTCCGCGCGCTGTATCTGACCGACAACGGGCAGATCAGTGCCGAGGGCGTTCGTGCGCTGGCGGAGTCGCCTCACCTGGGCGGCCTCCGGGTTCTCGACGTGTCCGGGAACGACGTGGGAGACGCGGGAGTCAAGGCGGTCGTTTCCAGTCGCTATCTCACCCGGTTGTACACGTTCCGGGTCTACGCGAACCACATCGGCGACGCCGGGGCGGCCGAACTCGCCGGGTCGTCGCTGCTCCGAAGAATGCTCGAACATAACCCCAATCTGGACCTGCGCAATAGCGCGATCGGCCCGGCCGGGGCAATCGCCCTCGTCGCCTCGCCGAGCCTCGCCCGGGCGAAAGGACTGAATCTGTCCGGGAACTACCTGGGCGACGCCGGCGTGCGGGCGGTGGCCGAGTCCCCGCACCTGGTTGGGGTGAAGCGGTTGGCCGTCCGGCAAAATCAAATCACGGACGCCGGGGCGTTCGTTCTCGCCGGGTCGTCGTTGATGTCACGTCTCACGTACCTCGACGTCTCGGTGAACCGCCTCTCGCAAAAAGGCGTGGACTCGCTCTGGTACCACCGGCGGGATTTTCAGACCGTTCTGGAGACGAGTGGAAACCTGACCTACCAGGAAAATGTCGGCAGCCAGGATCGCGTGGCCGTTCCGTGA
- a CDS encoding SWIM zinc finger family protein, whose protein sequence is MWWEYSRYPKSTPRKAVGGIKSQSKRGSFGESWWAKRWIAVIESFDVGGRLQRGRSYARGGQVLSIDVTPGHVAAKVQGSAPQPYKVSIEVAKLTDADWAKVVKALSVQAKFAAKLLAGELPSEVEQLAADAGVSLFPAKRNDLKTSCSCPDYSNPCKHIAAVYYLLGERFDRDPFLLFRLRGLDREALFAKLGASTPPPPPEAPKVARKPKAPARAAAASEPLPANAVSPSSVAPTANETAAPADPRQFWSVGELPTDLLAEINSPSVTAALPKRLGAIPFWRGDERFLDAMETAYRAASVSGANVVMGTPAEETTPTPQVAKPRIVRKPR, encoded by the coding sequence ATGTGGTGGGAATATAGCCGTTACCCGAAATCGACGCCGCGCAAAGCCGTCGGCGGGATCAAATCCCAATCGAAGAGGGGGAGTTTCGGCGAATCGTGGTGGGCGAAGCGCTGGATCGCCGTGATCGAAAGCTTCGACGTCGGCGGCCGCCTGCAGCGCGGGCGGAGCTACGCCCGCGGCGGCCAGGTGCTGTCGATCGACGTCACGCCCGGCCACGTGGCCGCCAAAGTTCAAGGCTCGGCGCCGCAGCCCTATAAGGTGAGCATTGAGGTGGCGAAACTGACCGACGCCGATTGGGCGAAGGTCGTGAAGGCACTGTCCGTGCAAGCGAAATTCGCGGCGAAGCTGCTGGCCGGCGAACTACCGAGTGAGGTCGAACAACTGGCGGCAGATGCGGGCGTGTCGCTCTTCCCCGCGAAGCGGAACGACCTCAAAACGTCCTGCTCCTGCCCGGACTACTCGAACCCGTGCAAGCACATCGCGGCCGTCTACTACCTCCTGGGCGAGAGGTTCGACCGCGACCCGTTCCTCCTCTTCCGCCTCCGCGGTCTGGACCGCGAGGCGCTGTTCGCCAAACTTGGTGCCAGTACCCCGCCGCCTCCCCCTGAGGCGCCCAAGGTGGCCAGGAAGCCGAAGGCTCCGGCGCGGGCGGCAGCCGCGAGTGAACCGCTGCCCGCGAATGCGGTGTCGCCCTCAAGTGTGGCACCGACAGCGAATGAAACGGCCGCGCCGGCCGACCCGCGGCAATTCTGGAGTGTGGGCGAGTTACCGACCGACTTGCTCGCCGAGATCAACTCGCCGTCCGTCACCGCGGCTCTCCCCAAGCGGCTCGGGGCGATTCCGTTCTGGCGCGGCGACGAGCGTTTTCTCGACGCGATGGAGACCGCCTACCGTGCCGCGAGCGTGAGTGGGGCCAACGTGGTGATGGGAACGCCCGCGGAAGAAACCACCCCGACGCCCCAGGTCGCGAAACCCCGCATCGTGCGGAAGCCCAGGTAA